One part of the Vitis riparia cultivar Riparia Gloire de Montpellier isolate 1030 chromosome 8, EGFV_Vit.rip_1.0, whole genome shotgun sequence genome encodes these proteins:
- the LOC117919983 gene encoding peroxidase 21, producing MARNRRQLSGPGITFLFLALLLHFYSGKGDLQLNYYSESCPRAEEIIKQQVVNLYHKHGNTAVSWIRNLFHDCMVKSCDASLLLETARGVESEKLSSRSFGMRNFKYIDTIKKAVESECPQTVSCADIVVLSARDGFELLGGPYIEMKTGRRDSKESYTTVVEDSIPNHNDSMSLVLSRFQSIGIDAEGTVALLGAHSVGRVHCVNVVNRLYPTVDPTLDPEYAEYLKRRCPSPEPDPKAVQYARNDLETPMVLDNMYYRNILSHKGLLLVDQQLVSDPTTSPFVEKMADDNGYFHDQFSRALLLLSENNPLTGDDGEIRKDCRYVNV from the exons ATGGCCCGCAACAGGCGTCAACTTAGCGGCCCCGGCATCACCTTTCTGTTTCTGGCGTTACTCTTACACTTCTACTCTG gcAAAGGTGATCTCCAGTTAAATTATTACTCAGAGAGCTGCCCCAGAGCCGAAGAGATCATCAAACAGCAAGTCGTCAACCTCTACCATAAACATGGAAACACAGCTGTTTCATGGATTAGAAATCTTTTCCACGATTGCATGGTTAAG TCATGCGATGCCTCGCTCTTGCTGGAGACAGCGAGGGGCGTAGAGTCGGAGAAGCTTTCTTCCAGGAGCTTTGGGATGAGAAATTTCAAGTACATCGACACAATAAAAAAGGCTGTCGAGAGTGAGTGCCCACAGACGGTTTCCTGTGCTGATATTGTGGTCCTTTCCGCAAGAGATGGCTTTGAGTTG TTAGGAGGACCATACATTGAAATGAAGACCGGGCGACGAGACAGCAAGGAAAGCTATACAACAGTGGTAGAAGACTCCATCCCTAATCACAATGATTCCATGTCATTAGTCCTCTCCCGCTTTCAATCCATTGGCATCGATGCCGAAGGGACTGTTGCGCTTTTAG GAGCTCACTCAGTTGGTCGAGTACACTGTGTGAATGTCGTAAATAGGCTCTACCCCACAGTGGACCCAACCTTGGATCCTGAGTATGCTGAATACCTTAAACGCCGGTGCCCTTCGCCGGAACCTGACCCAAAGGCAGTGCAGTATGCAAGGAACGATCTAGAAACGCCAATGGTGCTTGATAATATGTATTACAGGAACATTTTGAGCCACAAGGGACTACTATTAGTTGATCAACAACTCGTTTCAGACCCAACTACATCTCCCTTTGTGGAGAAGATGGCTGATGACAATGGCTACTTCCATGACCAGTTCTCTAGGGCTCTGCTCTTGTTATCTGAGAATAACCCTCTTACCGGAGACGACGGAGAGATTAGGAAGGACTGCCGCTATGTGAACGTATAG